The genomic DNA TCGCCGGCGGCTTCTATGCCGGGCTTGCGCTTGTCGCCGGGCTGCTCGCCGCGTTCCCGATGGCGCTTTTGGGCGTGCTGCTCGTCGTCGTCGCCGCGTCGCTTTCGCGGGTCGCCTTCACCAAGACCGACCGGCGACTCTTTGTCGCCGGCGTCGGGGGGCTTGCAGTAGTCACGAACGTCGCCGTCGCCTTCGTCGCCGCAACCCTGTGGTGGCAGCTCCGCGGGTGACTGTCAGACGGGGCTATCCTTTTGTGTGCGCGGCGGCCACCGACAGCCATGACGTGGGCCGACCTCTTCGAGCGCGCCGACCAGTACGATGTCTCGACCGACGCGGTGACGAACGCACTGGACGCCCGGCGAAATGATAACTGACGGCCATGAGCCGGACCCGACGCGACTCGTCGCCGATGCCGACGTGCTGGCGGCGGACCTGCTGGTCGGCGGGCCGGCACGGGCAGCCCTGGATGAGTGGCGGCGACACTCGTGGCTCGACCTCGTCGTGACTGCGCCGCTGTGTGCCGATGCCGCGGCCGTTATCGAGTCGCTTGCCGATGAGACGCTGGCTGCCGACTGGCGTGGGCGGCTCGAACAGGAGGCGGTCGTCGTCGACCAGCCGGCCGGCGACCACCCGGCGCTTGCGGCCGCATACCGGGGCGACGGAGCGCATATTCTCTCCTTGGACGAGCGGCTCCAATCAGCCGAGGCCGGGGCGAATCTCCGCGGCATGATGTCGGTCAGCGTCCGCTCGCCGGACGCCTTCGCGACTGTCTTCGACGCGGCGGTCGTCTACGAGTCGACGTTCGACGAGCCGTATCCGGGGGCCGACCGCGACCCGCGAGCCTAGTCCGACGGCTGCCTACCGCCCGGCGTACCACTCGGCGAACGTCGATAGCGCCCGGCCGCGGTGAGAGACGGCGTTTTTCTCTTCCGGCGTCATCTCCGCGAAGGTCGTCCCGTCGTGTTCGAAAATCGGGTCGTAGCCGAAACCACCGTCGCCCCGCGGCTCCACGATATGGCCCGGGACGGCGGCAGGAAAGAGCTTCACCGGCAGTTCCTCGCCGGCCACCGTCTCGTCGGTCGCCGCCGTCGCCCGCTCGTCGGCATCGATATCGGTCCCGCGTCGGTCGTCAGTGTCGACCGGCTCCGGCGATGCCTCGAAGGAGTCGCCGTCACAGTAGGCGATGACACACCGGAACTTCGCCTGCGTCGCCTCTTCCCGGCGGGCGAGCCGGCCGACACACTCGACGCCGAGCGTGTTCTCGACGTACGCCGAGTAGGGGCCGGGGAAGCCGTCGAATCCCTCCAGATAGAGACCAGCGTCGTCAACGATGACCGGCTCGCCGACGTGCCGGTAGGCCTTTCGCGCGCCGTCGGCCGCGACCGCCTCCAGCGAGTCGGCCTGTATCTCCTGATAGTCGTATTCGAAGG from Natronomonas pharaonis DSM 2160 includes the following:
- a CDS encoding DUF7384 family protein, producing MITDGHEPDPTRLVADADVLAADLLVGGPARAALDEWRRHSWLDLVVTAPLCADAAAVIESLADETLAADWRGRLEQEAVVVDQPAGDHPALAAAYRGDGAHILSLDERLQSAEAGANLRGMMSVSVRSPDAFATVFDAAVVYESTFDEPYPGADRDPRA
- a CDS encoding non-canonical purine NTP pyrophosphatase, with product MLRYVTTNDGKVREAEAYLDDDVAAFEYDYQEIQADSLEAVAADGARKAYRHVGEPVIVDDAGLYLEGFDGFPGPYSAYVENTLGVECVGRLARREEATQAKFRCVIAYCDGDSFEASPEPVDTDDRRGTDIDADERATAATDETVAGEELPVKLFPAAVPGHIVEPRGDGGFGYDPIFEHDGTTFAEMTPEEKNAVSHRGRALSTFAEWYAGR